ATGCCCGTGGCGATACCGCCCCAGACACCGCACAGACCGTGAACGGGCCATGCACCAACCGGATCGTCGATTTTCAGTTTGTCAAGAAGCACGATGCCGAGGACAACCAGTGCTCCACCGATGCCGCCGATGATCAGCGATTCAACTTGTGAAACGCGGTCGCAGTTAGCGGTGATCGCAACCAAACCGCCAAGAACACCGTTGAGTGCCATGGTCAGGTCTGGCTTGCTGAACAGAGCCCAGCCAACCAAGAGGGCAACGATTGCACCAGCCGCAGCAGCGATGGTGGTGGTCAAAGCGATGTAGGTAGTCGCAGCAGCGTTAGCGGCACCAGCGTAGGTCAATTGGCTACCTGGGTTAAATCCGTACCAGCCCACCCAGAGGATGAACACACCAAGAGCTGCGAATGCGATGTTGTGACCTGGAAGTGGCACGCTCTTTCCGTCGGCGGTGTAACGTCCGAGCCTTGGCCCAAGAGCGATCGCACCAGCCAAGCCGGCGAAACCACCAACCGCGTGTACCACGACACTACCGGCGAAGTCTTGGAAGCCCATCGCGTCCAAGAATCCACCGCCCCATTTCCATGAACCGCTGATTGGGTAAACCAAGCCGGTCAAGATTGCACTGTAGATCAAGTAAGCACCGAACTTCATACGTCCAGCAACAGCACCCGAGACGATTGTCGCTGCGGTCGCAGCGAAAGCGACTTGGAACAAGAAGTCAGCTGAGTTGCTGTAGTCACCGTACTGACCTGGCTCGGTATCGTCGGCACTGACGAAAGCACCAGGGGCACCAAGGTAACCGGCTGCGATCCACGAGTCTGGATAAACACCGTTGTCGTCAGGCGTACCTGGGTACATCAGGGCGAAACCGATGAACAGGAACAAGATCACACCGACCGAAATGTCCATCACGTTTTTCGCGAGGATGTTCACGGTGTTCTTAGCCGAGTTCAAACCGACTTCGACCATCGCGAATCCGGCCTGCATGAAGATAACCAGAACCGCACAAACGAACATGATCAAGGTGTTGATCGTGTAGTTGTAATCGGCAGCGCTGATTGTGTCGGCTGCTTCTTCAGCCGGCGCCGTTTCGGCGACTTCCGCTGCAGCTTCGGCAGCGTCTTGAGCGAATACCTCGGGACTATCAATCCCGATGACCGTGAAGGCTGCGATCAGCAGCGCAAGTGGCAACAACCACTTTCCAAGGTGAGTCATTCTTTCATTCTCTCTGGTGAAATAACGGAAATATGTTGAGCCGACTGTCAGTCAGCACGACGACCAAGCACTCGAAACCGTCGAGTTCCTGGCGATGTCGATCGGCGTATCTCCATCCGGCCTCGCCGCAACAACATCCAAGCAAACTGCACGACTCCGCTCGTCACCTCTCCTGCCCGGGCCATCCATCGGTTCATTGATGAGGGAAACTTGTGGAATGCGATCGTCCGCTCGATCGGTGGACGCTATTCGCACACGGTGAGCCAAAAGGCGTCAGTCCCTCAAAACCACTGACGTAAGTTCAGTAGTTCGAACGCTTTAAAAAAAATGAGAAGAATTCCTGAAGATCCAATTGTGAAGGCCAGTGGCGGGTGGCCGACTCTCGGTGCCTGGTCGTTGGGCACTGAAATGCACAGTTGGCGCGCAGCCTGGCTAGATGCCCCGCGAATGGCGTGCTTTGCTAATGCGCGATCTGCTTGCATTAGCGGCGTTTAGTGCGGAATCGGGGGTGTGGCTGCCGTTGCCGGTCAAAACTGAGGCACGCGTGCTCAGGGAACGAGCCTTCGCGTTTTCCAATACCTCGGTGGCTCAATCGCGATGATGTCTTGGCGCTGTTCTATACTTACCGCCTCCGATTTTTATTCGCTCTTTTGGATGGCCTTCGAGATGACTCTTGTCACAACTGAAATGAAATGGATCCTGTCGAGCCGGTGGCAACGGTTGCTGCTCGGAATGGTTGCCACCTGTCTGATGTTAGGCGTTGCTGCGGCGGAAGAGCCAAAGAAGTTGAATGCCTTGATTATCGACGGCCAAAACAATCACCAGGCTTGGCCTAAGACGACCGTGATGATGAAGTCGTATCTAGAGAACTCGGGACGTTTCAACGTGCAGGTGCAGCGGACGAAATACACCTGGAATGGTGGTGAGCTGCTCGATGCCTATCCGCTGGGTGATGGGAAGACCTACGAAGACTTAGGCAAACCGAAGTCGGATCCGGATTTCAAACCGAACTTTGCTGATTTCGATGTCGTGATCAGTAATTTCGGCTGGAACGCCGCACCGTGGCCTGAAGCGACTCAGAAAGCTCTCCAGCAGTACGTTTCCAGTGGAGGAGGCTTTGTCGTTGTTCACGCCGCCGACAATTCATTTGGGTCATGGACCGAGTTCAATGAAATGATTGGTCTGGGTGGTTGGGATGGGCGAAACGAGCAATCGGGGCCCTATGTCTACATCGATAAATCGGGCGAGGTGCAACGGGATCAGACGCCGGGGCCCGGGGGAAACCACGGACCGGCACACGAATATCAAGTGGTTGTCCGCCAGCCCGACCATCCTATTGTCAAGGGTTTGCCACGGGCTTGGATGCACAGCAAGGACGAGCTTTATCAAAAGCTACGAGGTCCGGCATTAAATATGACCATCCTCGCGACGGCCTATGCGGACCCACAGTATCGTGGGACCGATCGCCACGAGCCCAAGCTGATGACCATTGATTATCAGCAGGGCAGGATTTTTCACACCACCATGGGGCACGATGAAGGCGCGGTTAGCTGCGTCGGGTTCATCACGACCTTTGTCCGTGGCTGCGAGTGGGCCGCAACAGGAAAGGTCACGTTGACCGATGTGCCCGATGATTTTCCGGCGCAAGATAAGGTCAGTACGCGGGACTTCGACTGATCGAAATCGTCGGTGCTATATGGCGCTGGAGTGCAATTCACGGATTGCAATTCACGCCATCGAGACACCCGCCTAACGCTTGCGTTTCAGGACATACACCACATCTTCGGTGGTGTCGTCGACGTCGATTGGGTCGGCGAGGTCATAGCCAAAGTCATAGGTGGCAATCGATTCCCATTTGCCACTGTGACTGATCAGTTGGTCCATCTGCCGACGAGTGTAGCTACGCAAAACGAGTTCGTCGTTGATGCGAAAGCTTCCCGAAGGCTTATGGATATCGAAGCGAATTCCGTATCGCTCGACCCGTTTCTTGGGGTCACGATTGTTGGTCCACATGTGCGTGTTGACCATCAAATGGCCTCGCCTTGCGGACCAGGATTCGCCATCGCTAGGTGCGGCCTTCGTCGGTGTCAAATGGACGCCCAACAAATAGATACCTCCGACACGAACGGCATTGGCCATAGACGTCATGTGGCCTCGCGCGGCTGATTCTGACGAAAGGTGGCGAAAGCTATTAATCGTGTTGAACGCCAGATCGGATTTTCGTTTAACGCGAAAGTCAGACATGTCGGCAACAAATGCGCGGTAGTCAAAGCCGTACTTTTGGAATCGCTCGTTGCAAAAGTCGACCGCCTTGGGGTTCAGGTCTAACCCATCGACGTCGTAGCCTTTGCGAGCCAAGTGATAGAGCAGGCGACCGGTTCCACACGCCGGTTCAAAGAATCGCTTTGCCGGTTTGGTTAGATAGAGTTCGGCGCATCCGAGAATGAATTTTGTTTCCGCAGCACAGTCGGCGCCAAAAACCAAATCGTAATACTTAGGGTGATCGTAGATCGATTCGTTGAGTACTTCCATGACAGGCTTTTAACCGGTCTACAATCCCGCGTCCACTACCGACGCCAAAAATACACCCTGCTGATCTCCACATCCCAATGTTGCTGCTGCTCTCGCCTTCCAAGCGTTTGGACTATGACACCCCCGTCAAATCAAGTGTCAAAACGACCCCAGAGTTTATCGACCAAAGTGCAAGGCTTGCCAGGGAACTGAAGAAGCTAACGCCGAAGCAGATCTCGGCTCTGATGGGGATCAATGACGAGTTAGCACTGCTCAATCACGAGCGTTTTCAGGATTGGCAATCGCCGATGCCCGATGCCGATACGCGTCAAGCGGCGCTGGCCTTCAAAGGCGACGTGTATTTTGGGCTCGAAGCTGAAACGCTGACCGCAAAGCAGCTCGAGTACGCTCAAGATCATTTGCGAATTCTTTCGGGACTGTACGGCATCCTTCGACCACTCGACGGGATCTTGCCCTATCGGTTGGAGATGGGCACCAAGCTAAAAAACAAGGCAGGCAAGGACCTGTATCAGTTTTGGGGATCATCGATTGCCGAGTCGATCAATCGACAGCTTGATCAAATCGGTTCCCGTATCGTCTTGAACTGTGCATCGAACGAGTACTTCAAGGCAATCGATAAGAAAACGTTGGATGCGGAGGTCGTTTCACCGGTCTTCAAGGACATGACCAAAGGCAGCTATCGGATCGTGACCGTCTACGCCAAAAAGGCACGTGGGACGATGGCAGCGTGGGTGATTCGCAAGAAGGCGAAGACGTTGAAAAAGCTGAAGCAGTTCGACGGTGATGGGTACCGCTACGACGAGGAATCGTCGACCGACACAAAGCCAGTATTCCTGCGTGGGTAGGCTTGGTGAAGTCAGTCAGCCTGCTCAAGCACATGGGCAAAGAAGACTGCTTTGTCGGCTGCATATTTAGTCGGGTCGCCTTCGCCCTGACGCCAGCGGCCGACTTTGGTGGTTTCGAATCGGAGTGACAGCTCGCGATCGACTAGCAACCGGTCACGGACAAGCAGTGAACTTTGATAGAACGGGCTGTCGCTGTAAGTCAGAAAGACGCGATGGGTGGGTTCGCCACCGCGCGGTTTGGCAAGCACGATCGTCTCGGCTGCCCACATCGGTGTTTCTTGTCGGCGAAAATACAGGCCTTCGATCAGGAAGGACGATTCTTCGATCGCCTGCTCGCGATGCTGGTCGTCATCAACAGCCGCGATGATGTCCAGGACGGGCCTCGCCACCATTCCACCGATGGCAGTGCTGCCGATGTGGTGCACCTTGGTGACCCAGCCATTGCAGCTGTGCAGCAAGCCGCTGCGGGTCTGTTCGAATTCTTGAGGCCAACGCGGGTCGTAGTGCATCAAGCGAACCGGATCAAGCATGGACGGATCAGAGGTGTCTGTTGAAGCGATCGTGAATGGGCAGTTGCCACCGGTATCTTAGCGAATGGCAATCCGCATTGATGGCGGGGGTGCTCCTGCATCGATGTTGTAGATGGTCCGGGATATCCACAACGCACAAAAAAAGCCTGCCACGCAGGTGACAGGCTTTTTATCAGGTTTTCCAGAACTGCAGCGAACTAGTTGCTGCTTAGCATCGCTAGCTTGGTCAGTTCGACTTGCTTGCGAATCGAATCGACGTAGGCCTCGTCAGCTGGGCAAAGGCGACCCGCTGGAACGGTGCAGGTGCGGCCGTTGTCCTTGAGCAGGCGGACGTTGCTTGCGTTGATTTCGATCAGGCGTCCTTTCACGCTGAACGTTCCGGTGTTGTCGATCCAAGTGCGGACGTGGGTGTCTGCCAACGGATTGACTGCGGGAGTCTTTTCGAGGGAGCTGACGTGAACGGTGACGTTGTCATTCGCCTTGTTCTGGCCGAACAGGTCGTCCAAGTTGTCGCTTTCCTCTTTGGTATCTTTCGCTGGAGCTTCCTCGGTTTCGCTTGGGCCGAAGAGGTCATCGAGTGAGTCCGTCGTTTCTGCAGCTGGTGCATCTTCAGGAGTTCCGAACAGATCGTCCATCGATTCTTCGGTGGTTTCCGCAGGGGCAGCTTCTGCCGCGGGTGCGTCACCAAAGAGGTCATCGATCGATTCGGTTGCGGGAGCTGCTTCGGCGGGTGTTTCTTCAGCTGGTTCACCAAAGAGGCTGTCAACCGAATCCATGGGGGCTTCGGCGGGAGCAGCCGCTTCGCCTTCGGCAGGTGTTTCGCCGAACAAGTCGTCGATCGATTCGGTTGCAGGGGCAGCTTCGGCAGGTGCCTCGGTGGTCGGTTCGCCAAAGAGGTCGTCCATTGCTGGCTCCGCGGGAGCTTCAGCAGGTGCTTCTTCGGTAGGCGTTCCGCCGAACAGGTCGTCCAAAGGTGCTTCAGCAGGAGTCTCAGCTGGTGCTTCCGCTGGCATTTCTGCTGGCGTCTCGGTAGGTTCGCCGAACAGGTCGTCGACAGCTGGTTCCGCTGGGGTTTCGGGTTCAGCTGGCATTTCAGGTTCTGCGGCAGCTTCGGGCTGGGCAGGTGTTTCAGGTTCAGCAGGAGCTTCGGTTTCGGGAGCAACTTCGACTGGCATTTCAGCAGGGGCCTCGACTTCCGCAGGGGCTTCAGCCGGTGCGGCTGCTTCTTCAGCTGGTACGGCAGGCTCGGCAGGAGCTTCGGTTTCCGCTGGCGCGGCTGCTTCTTTGGTTTCGTCGAATGGATTTGGATCAGTAGCGGCTGCTTCTTCTGTTACAGCAGGCTCTTCGGTGATTGCTGGGCGAGCGGATTCGACTTCGGCAGGCATTTCAGGCTGCGCGACTTCAGGCTCTTCCGAAGCGGGGGCGTCAAAGGTTTCTTCAGTTTCTTCGACAACTGGAGGAGCGTCGTCGCTCTCTTCGACAGCGCTCGAAGCTTCGCCGCTTCCGCCGCAACCGGCTGGTGAGTCGCAGCCGCTTGGCGCAGATTCGCAAGGTGACGAGCAAGCGGCAGGCTCGCAGCAGACGGGTTCACAGCAAACCGGTTCGCACTCAACTGGCGCGCAGGTGGTTGGGCAGCTTGTGGCGCAAGGATCAGATTGCTTGCAGCGAAGTCGCTTTAAGAATCCCCCTGCGGTCGCCGGTCCAACACTGAGAATGGTCGACAAACAAACGACGAGGGTCCACCGGATGGTGTTAAGGACCTTTCGTTTCATCATGTTAGGCTCCTGGACGGCTGCGATAAGCCGCAACTTGGAAATCAAGAACGGTTAGTGTTCGAGGCATTCGCGCGTGATTGGGCGCGGATAAGAACCTTCAATGCTAATTGGGCCAAAATGCGGTCACAAGTCGATAAAATGGGCAAATTGCAGATGAGCTATTCAGCCCTCCACTTGGTGTCTGGTCTGTCGCCATAAGCCACTCTGCCGATAAAACCTGTCTCTGGCCGGTTATTGCGGTGCTTGATGCATTAAATATCTCCGTCAAGAGCGAATTGCCTGCCGGAGAGGGCCGACGAGGGCTCGGTCGCTGGTTGATTCGGTGGGTTCGGCTCAGCCGGTTCGCTGTCGGGGCGGCGATCAGGGCCGCAACTGTCAGCGCCTTGGCTGACAGGGCCTTGGCTATCGGAGCCATCGCTGGCGGCCACGGCGTTCAAGCGATCCTGCACATCGCAGCCTTTGCAAATCATTTCAAAAAGTCTCTCTAGGAATTCCGAATCGATGTTTCGCTTTGTTCAACGGCTGTTTTCGTCGATGAGCCTAGAGCGAAAGAGTTTGCTGTTCTTTGGATTCTTTTTCACGGTGCTGATGTGCGGCGCTTTTTTGGTGGTCCAAACGCTCGGCAACCGATTAGTCCTGCGAACGACCCAACAACGTGCCCAGGATTTAGCTGACGCCGAGCTGATGTTGTTGCACGGAGACGCGATCTGGGCAGGCGACTGTGACGAGGCGGCGATCACTCACAACATGAGCGTGATGGCGGGGCTTCGCGATGAAATCCTTGCTCAAGACATCCAGTTTGAGATTCTCGGATTGGAAGACCAGACGTCCTACGCGGAGTTGCCTCCTGC
The Stieleria sp. JC731 genome window above contains:
- a CDS encoding ammonium transporter, with the protein product MTHLGKWLLPLALLIAAFTVIGIDSPEVFAQDAAEAAAEVAETAPAEEAADTISAADYNYTINTLIMFVCAVLVIFMQAGFAMVEVGLNSAKNTVNILAKNVMDISVGVILFLFIGFALMYPGTPDDNGVYPDSWIAAGYLGAPGAFVSADDTEPGQYGDYSNSADFLFQVAFAATAATIVSGAVAGRMKFGAYLIYSAILTGLVYPISGSWKWGGGFLDAMGFQDFAGSVVVHAVGGFAGLAGAIALGPRLGRYTADGKSVPLPGHNIAFAALGVFILWVGWYGFNPGSQLTYAGAANAAATTYIALTTTIAAAAGAIVALLVGWALFSKPDLTMALNGVLGGLVAITANCDRVSQVESLIIGGIGGALVVLGIVLLDKLKIDDPVGAWPVHGLCGVWGGIATGIFGDLPDGIESVGAFITVQVIATVVICAWAFITMGVLFFALKAVGLLRVSPEEEQAGLDVSEHGMQAYPSDAMAGQAVT
- a CDS encoding ThuA domain-containing protein — translated: MTLVTTEMKWILSSRWQRLLLGMVATCLMLGVAAAEEPKKLNALIIDGQNNHQAWPKTTVMMKSYLENSGRFNVQVQRTKYTWNGGELLDAYPLGDGKTYEDLGKPKSDPDFKPNFADFDVVISNFGWNAAPWPEATQKALQQYVSSGGGFVVVHAADNSFGSWTEFNEMIGLGGWDGRNEQSGPYVYIDKSGEVQRDQTPGPGGNHGPAHEYQVVVRQPDHPIVKGLPRAWMHSKDELYQKLRGPALNMTILATAYADPQYRGTDRHEPKLMTIDYQQGRIFHTTMGHDEGAVSCVGFITTFVRGCEWAATGKVTLTDVPDDFPAQDKVSTRDFD
- a CDS encoding class I SAM-dependent methyltransferase, yielding MEVLNESIYDHPKYYDLVFGADCAAETKFILGCAELYLTKPAKRFFEPACGTGRLLYHLARKGYDVDGLDLNPKAVDFCNERFQKYGFDYRAFVADMSDFRVKRKSDLAFNTINSFRHLSSESAARGHMTSMANAVRVGGIYLLGVHLTPTKAAPSDGESWSARRGHLMVNTHMWTNNRDPKKRVERYGIRFDIHKPSGSFRINDELVLRSYTRRQMDQLISHSGKWESIATYDFGYDLADPIDVDDTTEDVVYVLKRKR
- the yaaA gene encoding peroxide stress protein YaaA — protein: MLLLLSPSKRLDYDTPVKSSVKTTPEFIDQSARLARELKKLTPKQISALMGINDELALLNHERFQDWQSPMPDADTRQAALAFKGDVYFGLEAETLTAKQLEYAQDHLRILSGLYGILRPLDGILPYRLEMGTKLKNKAGKDLYQFWGSSIAESINRQLDQIGSRIVLNCASNEYFKAIDKKTLDAEVVSPVFKDMTKGSYRIVTVYAKKARGTMAAWVIRKKAKTLKKLKQFDGDGYRYDEESSTDTKPVFLRG
- a CDS encoding GrpB family protein produces the protein MLDPVRLMHYDPRWPQEFEQTRSGLLHSCNGWVTKVHHIGSTAIGGMVARPVLDIIAAVDDDQHREQAIEESSFLIEGLYFRRQETPMWAAETIVLAKPRGGEPTHRVFLTYSDSPFYQSSLLVRDRLLVDRELSLRFETTKVGRWRQGEGDPTKYAADKAVFFAHVLEQAD
- a CDS encoding SHD1 domain-containing protein; this translates as MMKRKVLNTIRWTLVVCLSTILSVGPATAGGFLKRLRCKQSDPCATSCPTTCAPVECEPVCCEPVCCEPAACSSPCESAPSGCDSPAGCGGSGEASSAVEESDDAPPVVEETEETFDAPASEEPEVAQPEMPAEVESARPAITEEPAVTEEAAATDPNPFDETKEAAAPAETEAPAEPAVPAEEAAAPAEAPAEVEAPAEMPVEVAPETEAPAEPETPAQPEAAAEPEMPAEPETPAEPAVDDLFGEPTETPAEMPAEAPAETPAEAPLDDLFGGTPTEEAPAEAPAEPAMDDLFGEPTTEAPAEAAPATESIDDLFGETPAEGEAAAPAEAPMDSVDSLFGEPAEETPAEAAPATESIDDLFGDAPAAEAAPAETTEESMDDLFGTPEDAPAAETTDSLDDLFGPSETEEAPAKDTKEESDNLDDLFGQNKANDNVTVHVSSLEKTPAVNPLADTHVRTWIDNTGTFSVKGRLIEINASNVRLLKDNGRTCTVPAGRLCPADEAYVDSIRKQVELTKLAMLSSN